A single region of the Aeromonas hydrophila subsp. hydrophila ATCC 7966 genome encodes:
- a CDS encoding DUF922 domain-containing Zn-dependent protease, with translation MVSKVFMVALMLFAATAGAESSHYTGIKAVPDIKVDFQFYRVSGPDVASLARQMTSAGTARANGHIGMASYQLSWQLQTRPEAQRCELEQVRVTTRIKVMVPNWMDKAKASAAERQKWDKLVAAMFDYESRHKDILLESVSQLGIQLAQLPVERDCAALEYQAWQRGQGVLASSRQRFSQLQQQTDHGRKLGLNWPKGI, from the coding sequence ATGGTCAGCAAAGTTTTCATGGTGGCATTGATGTTGTTCGCCGCCACGGCCGGGGCCGAGAGTTCCCATTACACCGGTATCAAGGCGGTGCCTGACATCAAGGTCGACTTTCAGTTTTATCGGGTATCCGGGCCGGATGTGGCGAGCCTGGCACGTCAGATGACCAGCGCGGGCACAGCCCGGGCCAACGGCCACATCGGCATGGCCAGTTACCAACTCTCCTGGCAGTTGCAGACCCGTCCCGAGGCGCAGCGCTGCGAGCTGGAACAGGTCAGGGTCACTACCCGGATCAAGGTGATGGTGCCGAACTGGATGGACAAGGCCAAGGCCTCCGCCGCCGAGCGCCAGAAGTGGGACAAGCTGGTGGCCGCCATGTTCGATTACGAGAGTCGCCACAAAGACATACTGCTGGAGAGCGTGAGCCAGCTCGGCATCCAGCTGGCGCAACTGCCGGTGGAGCGCGACTGCGCCGCCCTGGAATATCAGGCCTGGCAACGGGGGCAGGGGGTGCTGGCCAGCTCGCGCCAGCGTTTCAGCCAGTTGCAGCAGCAGACCGATCACGGTCGCAAGCTGGGGCTTAACTGGCCAAAGGGCATCTGA
- a CDS encoding LysR family transcriptional regulator, translating into MQDLNDLYYFVLVVDHGGFAPAGRAIGMPKSRLSRRIAQLEERLGVRLLQRSTR; encoded by the coding sequence ATGCAGGATCTGAACGATCTCTACTATTTCGTCCTGGTGGTGGATCACGGTGGCTTTGCCCCCGCCGGCCGCGCCATCGGCATGCCCAAATCCCGCCTCAGCCGCCGGATAGCACAGCTCGAAGAGCGGCTCGGCGTGCGGCTGCTCCAGCGCTCGACCCGCTAG
- a CDS encoding type B 50S ribosomal protein L31, whose product MRPDIHPEYRQVLFHDLTANTYFLVGSTLKTDRTKLWEDGNTYPYVTLDVSSASHPFYTGKQKQVSKEGQVARFGQRFGQFFNKGKAQS is encoded by the coding sequence ATGCGTCCCGACATTCACCCCGAGTACCGTCAGGTTCTGTTCCACGACCTGACCGCCAACACCTATTTTCTGGTGGGATCCACCCTCAAGACCGATCGCACCAAGCTGTGGGAAGACGGCAACACCTACCCCTATGTGACGCTGGATGTCTCCAGTGCGTCACACCCCTTCTATACCGGCAAGCAGAAGCAGGTCAGCAAGGAAGGTCAGGTCGCCCGCTTCGGCCAGCGTTTCGGTCAGTTCTTCAACAAAGGAAAAGCGCAGTCATGA
- a CDS encoding DinI family protein, translating to MRLEIIIDKKHQVPTSTMEALRQELLKQLGEKFPDLHVRVAPGSAMALTVSRASKEDKELAEAMVQEVWENADSWMPESVAS from the coding sequence ATGCGTCTGGAAATCATCATCGACAAAAAACATCAGGTGCCCACCTCGACCATGGAGGCGCTGCGTCAGGAGCTGCTCAAGCAACTGGGCGAGAAGTTCCCCGACCTGCATGTGCGGGTCGCCCCCGGCAGCGCCATGGCACTGACGGTCAGCCGCGCCAGCAAGGAGGACAAGGAGCTGGCTGAAGCCATGGTGCAGGAGGTGTGGGAGAATGCCGACAGCTGGATGCCGGAGAGTGTTGCCTCCTGA
- the ykgO gene encoding type B 50S ribosomal protein L36 has protein sequence MKVLSSLKSAKSRHPDCQIVRRRGKLFVICKSNPRFKARQR, from the coding sequence ATGAAAGTCCTCTCCTCCCTCAAATCGGCCAAGTCGCGCCATCCCGATTGCCAGATTGTCCGCCGCCGCGGCAAGCTGTTCGTGATCTGCAAGAGCAACCCCAGGTTCAAGGCCCGTCAGCGCTGA
- a CDS encoding M48 family metallopeptidase has translation MAELTYLGGYPEPLKAQVQQLIAAGKLGDVLAKRYPETHLIQSDKALLAYTMELKNRYLKSSAPLSKVIFDGKINVIKDALGLHTYVSRVQGSKLKAKNEIRIAALFKEAHPAFLKMIVVHELAHLKEKDHNKGFYQLCQHMEPDYHQLEFDLRLWLTWRDLERATR, from the coding sequence ATGGCGGAACTGACCTACCTCGGTGGCTACCCCGAGCCCCTCAAGGCCCAGGTGCAACAGCTGATCGCGGCGGGCAAGCTGGGAGACGTGCTGGCCAAGCGTTATCCAGAAACCCATCTCATCCAGAGTGACAAGGCGCTGCTCGCCTACACCATGGAGCTGAAGAACCGCTACCTGAAAAGCTCGGCGCCGCTTTCCAAGGTGATCTTCGACGGCAAGATCAACGTGATCAAGGATGCCCTCGGCCTGCACACCTATGTGAGCCGGGTGCAGGGCAGCAAGCTCAAGGCCAAGAACGAGATCCGCATCGCCGCCCTGTTCAAGGAGGCCCACCCGGCCTTCCTGAAGATGATCGTGGTGCACGAGCTGGCCCACCTGAAGGAGAAGGATCACAACAAGGGCTTTTATCAGCTCTGTCAGCATATGGAGCCGGACTATCATCAACTGGAGTTTGATCTGCGGCTCTGGCTCACCTGGCGCGATCTCGAACGGGCCACGCGCTGA
- a CDS encoding LysR substrate-binding domain-containing protein: MTELGRTYYEHCKAMLVEAEAAQAAIEMTRAEPCGLIRMSCPIALLHTHVGPMLADFMARHPQIRVELEGTNRRVDPIAEGVDVAIRVRPPPLQDSELVIRILAQRRQCLVASPALVAQQGLPTAPADLHGWPSMGLGAPRQHYLWSLFGPQGAHADLTHQPRFVTTDMVALRSAALAGVGVVQLPLLMVQEQLTAATLVKVVPAWEPKPELIHAVFPSRRGLLPSVRALIDYLVERFAAIDEE; encoded by the coding sequence GTGACCGAGCTGGGCCGCACCTATTACGAGCACTGCAAGGCGATGCTGGTGGAGGCCGAGGCGGCGCAGGCCGCCATCGAGATGACCCGGGCCGAGCCCTGCGGGCTGATCCGCATGAGCTGCCCCATCGCCCTGCTGCACACCCATGTCGGCCCCATGCTGGCGGATTTCATGGCCCGTCACCCGCAGATCAGGGTCGAGCTGGAAGGGACCAATCGGCGGGTCGACCCCATCGCCGAAGGGGTCGATGTGGCCATCCGGGTCAGGCCGCCGCCGCTGCAGGACAGCGAGCTGGTGATCCGGATACTGGCGCAGCGCCGCCAGTGCCTGGTGGCCAGCCCGGCACTCGTCGCACAGCAGGGCTTGCCCACCGCGCCGGCGGATCTGCACGGCTGGCCCAGCATGGGGCTTGGGGCGCCGCGGCAGCACTACCTCTGGTCGCTGTTCGGGCCGCAGGGGGCGCATGCCGACCTCACCCACCAGCCCCGCTTCGTCACCACCGACATGGTGGCGCTGCGCAGTGCGGCGCTGGCCGGGGTCGGGGTGGTGCAACTGCCGCTGCTGATGGTGCAGGAGCAGCTGACCGCCGCCACCCTGGTCAAGGTGGTGCCCGCCTGGGAGCCGAAGCCCGAACTCATTCACGCCGTGTTCCCCTCCCGGCGCGGCCTGCTCCCCTCGGTGCGAGCCCTCATCGACTATCTGGTGGAGCGCTTCGCCGCTATCGACGAGGAATGA
- a CDS encoding bifunctional metallophosphatase/5'-nucleotidase — MSITVQLAHFSDCHSHFDGAPMRFAPAGESEWRTQCGGYARILTRLNTLRRQADAAGQTCLFLHGGDTFQGSLYFNRFKGRANADLLSLLRPDAMVIGNHEFDLGNGPLVEFLRQLDFPVLAANLDSSQEPADAPLRLRGLPQLYDASRPWHQRSIDGVPFALLGITLPQMAAIASPDPHTRFHGIEQTLKAALAEIKTAGIRHIILLSHLGLEQDKLLAERFPELSLIIGGHTHSLLGDLAPLGLASEGSYPLMRNGVAILHAAHSALCLGVCELTFDQHGRVARSRGQLEWLPWQPWPFASTPPAGLHFCEPAPALEQLLAKRYRPELETMTQRIVTHLGGPLHHQRLPDACLPAGSQVAPLVACAMLAGAREQVGQVDFALHNAGGVRCSLEPGPLSEADIAGRLLPFAIPLTLYRVHGHELAEALEGAIDNATNNGVTGNGSGSFPYTAGVRFCYQADQPKGRRITRLEWERAPGQWQPVEADAIYRGVSSAYTASGKEGYTALARTLTQHNQELGITLADAFIRWARYLPELAAAPALVEYQGPSTR; from the coding sequence ATGAGTATTACGGTTCAACTTGCCCACTTCAGTGACTGCCACTCCCATTTCGATGGCGCCCCCATGCGCTTCGCCCCCGCAGGCGAGTCCGAGTGGCGCACCCAGTGTGGTGGCTACGCCCGCATCCTGACCCGGCTCAACACCTTGCGCCGACAGGCCGATGCGGCGGGCCAGACCTGCCTGTTCCTGCACGGCGGTGACACCTTCCAGGGTTCGCTCTATTTCAACCGCTTCAAGGGGCGCGCCAACGCCGACCTGCTGAGCCTGCTGCGACCGGACGCCATGGTGATCGGCAATCACGAGTTCGATCTGGGCAACGGGCCGCTGGTGGAGTTTTTGCGCCAGCTCGACTTTCCGGTGCTGGCCGCCAACCTCGACAGCAGTCAGGAGCCCGCCGACGCCCCGCTGCGACTGCGCGGTCTGCCCCAGTTGTATGATGCCAGCCGTCCCTGGCACCAGCGCAGCATCGACGGCGTGCCCTTCGCCCTGCTCGGCATCACGCTGCCGCAGATGGCCGCCATCGCCAGCCCCGATCCCCATACCCGCTTTCACGGCATCGAGCAGACCCTGAAGGCAGCACTGGCAGAGATCAAGACCGCCGGCATCCGCCACATCATTCTGCTCAGCCACCTTGGGCTGGAGCAGGACAAACTGCTGGCCGAGCGTTTCCCCGAGCTCAGCCTCATCATCGGTGGCCACACCCACAGCCTGCTGGGGGATCTGGCGCCGCTGGGTCTGGCGAGCGAGGGCAGCTATCCGTTGATGCGAAACGGTGTCGCCATCCTGCACGCCGCCCACAGCGCCCTCTGCCTCGGGGTGTGCGAACTGACGTTTGACCAGCACGGCCGGGTAGCTCGCAGCCGTGGCCAGCTGGAGTGGCTGCCCTGGCAGCCCTGGCCGTTTGCCTCGACGCCGCCGGCCGGGCTACATTTTTGCGAGCCGGCGCCCGCGCTCGAGCAACTGCTGGCCAAACGCTACCGGCCCGAGCTCGAGACCATGACCCAGCGCATCGTGACCCACCTTGGCGGGCCGCTGCACCATCAGCGGCTGCCCGATGCCTGCCTGCCGGCCGGCAGCCAGGTGGCGCCCCTGGTGGCCTGCGCCATGCTGGCCGGGGCCCGCGAGCAGGTCGGTCAGGTGGACTTCGCCCTGCACAATGCCGGCGGAGTGCGCTGCTCCCTCGAGCCCGGGCCGCTCAGCGAAGCGGACATCGCCGGCCGCCTGCTGCCGTTCGCCATCCCGCTCACCCTCTATCGGGTGCACGGCCATGAACTGGCCGAGGCGCTGGAGGGGGCCATCGACAACGCCACCAACAACGGCGTGACGGGCAATGGCAGCGGCAGCTTCCCCTATACCGCCGGCGTGCGCTTCTGTTATCAGGCAGACCAGCCCAAGGGGCGCCGGATCACCCGGCTGGAGTGGGAGCGCGCCCCCGGCCAGTGGCAGCCGGTCGAGGCCGACGCCATCTATCGGGGGGTTTCCAGCGCCTACACCGCCTCCGGCAAGGAGGGCTACACCGCGCTGGCCCGCACCCTGACCCAGCACAACCAGGAGCTCGGCATCACCCTGGCGGATGCCTTCATCCGTTGGGCTCGCTACCTGCCCGAACTCGCCGCTGCGCCGGCACTGGTGGAGTATCAGGGGCCGTCTACCCGGTAA
- the dcuC gene encoding anaerobic C4-dicarboxylate transporter DcuC, with protein MMELLIGTLVTLAVGRYIFKGYSATGVLLSGGLLLLAITALMGKAVLPTSVTSTGHVATDIFEYVRFLLVDRGGGLGMLIMVLCGFAGYMSHIGANTILVKLASKPLGIIKSPYILLVAAYLVACAMSLAVSSATGLGVLLMATLFPLMVNMGISRGAAAAVCASPAAIILAPTSGDVVMAAQAANMELLDFAFKLTLPISLVAIAAMAVTHFFWQRYLDQKAGEHNEAVAPSDLITDAPGFYAILPFTPIIGVLLFDGKLGPKLDIVTIIVICLVLAALMELARKRNGKELLDGLQVCWRSMADAFAGVVMLLVGAGVFAQGLMGLGFIANLLDLAQSFGTGGIVIMLVLVVITTLAAFTTGSGNAPFYAFVELIPHLATSLGVNPAYLVIPMLQASNLGRTISPVSGVVVACAGMGNLSPFEVVKRTSVPVAVGLLVVILATQIMVPA; from the coding sequence ATGATGGAACTCCTTATCGGCACCCTGGTCACCCTGGCTGTGGGTCGCTACATCTTCAAGGGCTACTCGGCCACCGGGGTGTTGCTCAGCGGCGGCTTGCTGCTGCTGGCGATCACCGCCCTGATGGGCAAGGCGGTGCTGCCCACCAGCGTCACCTCCACCGGCCACGTGGCCACCGACATCTTCGAATACGTGCGCTTCCTGCTGGTGGATCGGGGCGGTGGCCTCGGCATGCTGATCATGGTGCTGTGCGGCTTCGCCGGCTACATGAGCCACATCGGCGCCAACACCATTTTGGTGAAGCTGGCCAGCAAGCCGCTTGGCATCATCAAGTCTCCCTACATCCTGCTGGTTGCCGCCTATCTGGTGGCCTGCGCCATGTCGCTGGCGGTGAGCTCCGCCACCGGCCTCGGCGTGCTCTTGATGGCCACCCTGTTCCCGCTGATGGTCAACATGGGGATCTCCCGTGGCGCCGCGGCGGCGGTATGTGCCTCACCGGCCGCCATCATCCTGGCCCCCACCTCCGGGGACGTGGTGATGGCCGCCCAGGCCGCCAACATGGAGCTGCTCGATTTTGCCTTCAAGCTGACCCTGCCCATCTCGCTGGTGGCCATCGCCGCCATGGCGGTGACCCACTTCTTCTGGCAGCGTTATCTGGATCAGAAGGCCGGCGAGCACAACGAGGCGGTCGCCCCGAGCGATCTCATCACCGATGCCCCCGGCTTCTACGCCATCCTGCCCTTTACCCCCATCATCGGGGTGCTGCTGTTTGACGGCAAACTCGGGCCCAAGCTCGACATCGTCACCATCATCGTCATCTGCCTGGTGCTGGCTGCCCTGATGGAGCTGGCCCGCAAGCGCAACGGCAAAGAGCTACTGGACGGGCTGCAGGTATGCTGGCGCAGCATGGCCGATGCCTTCGCCGGCGTGGTGATGCTGCTGGTGGGTGCCGGGGTGTTTGCTCAGGGATTGATGGGGCTCGGCTTCATCGCCAACCTCCTGGATCTGGCCCAGAGCTTTGGTACCGGCGGCATCGTCATCATGCTGGTGCTGGTGGTCATCACCACCCTGGCCGCCTTTACCACGGGTTCCGGCAACGCTCCCTTCTATGCCTTCGTGGAGCTTATTCCCCATCTCGCCACCAGCCTCGGCGTCAACCCCGCCTACCTGGTGATCCCCATGCTGCAGGCCTCCAACCTGGGCCGCACCATCTCGCCGGTTTCCGGGGTGGTGGTCGCCTGTGCGGGGATGGGCAACCTCTCGCCGTTCGAAGTGGTCAAGCGCACCTCGGTGCCGGTCGCGGTCGGCCTGCTGGTGGTGATCCTCGCCACCCAGATCATGGTGCCCGCCTAA
- a CDS encoding pirin family protein, whose amino-acid sequence MKKILGVYSAPRPHWVGDGFPVRSLFSYSSHGKQLSPFLLLDYAGPTNFTPTSRPRGVGEHPHRGFETVTIVYKGEVAHRDSTGQGGVIGPGDVQWMTAGAGILHEEFHAPAFSESGGELEMVQLWVNLPSRHKMTPPGYQPILARDIPTVALTSDAGSVRVIAGEFEGVRGPAHTFSPLHVWDLRLVQGSVSTLELPEGWTGALIVLKGTVQINGSAIAREAQMVVLDRAGRQVMIEANSDATVLLLSGEPIEEPIVGHGPFVMNSHEEIVQAIDDFNSGRFGVMPA is encoded by the coding sequence ATGAAAAAGATCCTCGGCGTTTACAGCGCACCCCGTCCTCACTGGGTAGGCGACGGCTTTCCCGTACGCTCTCTCTTCTCCTACAGCAGCCACGGCAAGCAGCTGAGCCCCTTCCTGCTGCTCGACTATGCCGGCCCGACCAACTTTACGCCGACCAGCCGGCCACGCGGGGTGGGTGAGCATCCCCATCGTGGTTTCGAGACGGTGACCATCGTCTACAAGGGCGAAGTGGCGCACCGGGATTCGACCGGTCAGGGCGGCGTGATAGGCCCGGGCGATGTGCAGTGGATGACCGCCGGTGCGGGTATCCTGCACGAGGAATTTCACGCCCCGGCTTTCAGCGAGTCGGGCGGCGAGCTCGAGATGGTGCAGTTGTGGGTGAATCTGCCGAGCCGGCACAAGATGACGCCGCCCGGTTACCAGCCCATCCTGGCGCGCGACATTCCGACGGTGGCACTGACCAGCGACGCGGGATCGGTGCGGGTCATCGCCGGGGAGTTCGAGGGGGTCCGTGGCCCGGCCCATACCTTCAGTCCGCTGCATGTCTGGGATCTGCGTCTGGTGCAGGGCAGTGTCAGCACACTCGAGTTGCCCGAAGGCTGGACCGGCGCACTCATCGTGCTCAAGGGGACCGTGCAGATCAACGGCAGTGCCATCGCCCGTGAGGCGCAGATGGTGGTGCTGGACCGGGCAGGGCGGCAGGTCATGATCGAGGCAAACAGCGACGCCACTGTGCTGCTGCTGAGCGGCGAGCCCATCGAGGAGCCCATCGTGGGTCACGGCCCCTTCGTGATGAACAGCCATGAGGAGATAGTGCAGGCCATCGATGACTTCAACAGCGGCAGATTCGGCGTGATGCCGGCGTGA
- the araH gene encoding L-arabinose ABC transporter permease AraH has product MTTTTSVGQAASTAAASGSRLQLARVWDQYGMLVIFAILFLLACVLVPNFASLINMRGLGLAVSMSGMVACGMLFCLASGEFDMSVGSVVACSGVACAVGINATESITVGILAGMSVGVLFGLINGIVVAKFKINALITTLATMQMARGVGYIISDGKAVGIVEERFFELGNSALLGIPTPVWLTAVCFVLFGLLLNKTTFGRNTLAMGGNEEAARLAGVNVVRTKIIIFTMTGLIASIAGIILASRMTSGQPMTSIGFELVVISACVLGGVSMKGGIGKISYIIAGVLILGLMENAMNLLNISPFAQYVVRGLILLAAVLFDRYKQVRKARI; this is encoded by the coding sequence ATGACAACTACTACCTCAGTCGGCCAGGCCGCCAGCACCGCGGCGGCCAGCGGCTCCCGCCTGCAACTGGCCCGCGTCTGGGATCAATACGGCATGCTGGTGATCTTCGCCATCCTGTTCCTGCTGGCCTGTGTGCTGGTACCCAACTTCGCCAGCCTGATCAACATGCGCGGGCTCGGGCTCGCCGTCTCCATGTCGGGCATGGTGGCCTGCGGCATGCTGTTCTGCCTCGCCTCCGGCGAGTTCGACATGTCGGTGGGCTCAGTGGTGGCCTGCTCCGGCGTCGCCTGCGCGGTGGGCATCAACGCCACCGAGAGCATCACGGTGGGCATCCTGGCCGGCATGTCGGTGGGAGTGCTGTTTGGCCTCATCAACGGCATAGTCGTGGCCAAATTCAAGATCAACGCCCTCATCACCACCCTCGCCACCATGCAGATGGCACGGGGGGTGGGCTACATCATCTCCGACGGCAAGGCGGTGGGCATCGTCGAGGAGCGTTTCTTCGAGCTCGGCAACTCCGCCCTGCTCGGCATCCCGACCCCGGTCTGGCTGACCGCCGTCTGCTTCGTGCTGTTCGGCTTGCTGCTCAACAAGACCACCTTCGGTCGCAACACCCTGGCCATGGGGGGCAATGAGGAGGCGGCGCGCCTGGCCGGGGTCAACGTGGTGCGCACCAAGATCATCATCTTCACCATGACCGGGCTGATTGCCTCCATCGCCGGCATCATACTCGCCTCGCGCATGACCTCGGGTCAGCCCATGACCTCCATCGGCTTCGAGCTGGTGGTGATCTCGGCCTGCGTGCTGGGAGGGGTCTCCATGAAGGGGGGGATCGGCAAGATCTCCTACATCATCGCCGGGGTGCTGATCCTGGGGCTGATGGAGAACGCCATGAACCTGCTCAACATCTCCCCGTTTGCCCAGTACGTGGTGCGTGGCCTCATCCTGCTCGCCGCCGTGCTGTTCGACCGCTACAAGCAGGTACGCAAGGCGCGCATCTGA
- the araC gene encoding arabinose operon transcriptional regulator AraC, with the protein MTQADFFTQALFSAMSSMQKEKPKQLNPLLPGYAFDVFLVSGMTPIEQGSALDFIIDRPQGMKGFIVNLTISGKGQIFQGERAFTVEPGDLLLFPPAAVHHYGRAPDAQAWYHRWVYFRPRAYWADWLKWPQVTERVGRLQLADAALLAEFDALFLDIEETHQQLRPMSEQLAMNLLERLLIRCYEASSLSAYPTIDHRVHQACQILSESLCAEISVEALAEQVFLSPSRLAHLFREQVGVSIVRWREDQRIMRAKLLLQTTPLSVATIGQQVGYDDQLYFSRVFRKRVGVSPTEYRKCATPL; encoded by the coding sequence ATGACCCAAGCCGATTTTTTTACCCAAGCGCTGTTTTCCGCCATGTCCTCGATGCAAAAAGAGAAGCCGAAACAACTCAATCCCCTGTTGCCGGGTTACGCCTTCGATGTGTTCCTGGTCTCGGGCATGACCCCCATCGAGCAGGGGAGTGCGCTCGACTTCATCATCGACCGGCCCCAGGGGATGAAGGGCTTCATCGTCAATCTGACCATCAGCGGCAAGGGGCAGATCTTTCAGGGGGAGCGGGCCTTCACTGTGGAGCCAGGCGACCTGCTGTTGTTCCCGCCGGCGGCGGTGCACCATTACGGCCGGGCGCCGGATGCGCAGGCCTGGTACCACCGCTGGGTCTATTTCCGGCCGCGGGCCTACTGGGCCGACTGGCTCAAGTGGCCGCAGGTGACGGAGCGGGTAGGGCGATTGCAACTGGCGGACGCAGCCTTGCTCGCCGAGTTCGATGCCCTGTTTCTCGATATCGAAGAGACCCACCAGCAGCTGCGACCCATGTCGGAGCAGCTGGCCATGAACCTGCTGGAGCGGCTGCTCATTCGCTGCTACGAAGCCTCCTCCCTCAGTGCCTATCCCACCATAGATCACAGAGTTCACCAAGCGTGCCAGATCCTGAGCGAGTCGCTCTGCGCCGAGATCTCGGTGGAGGCGCTGGCGGAGCAGGTGTTCTTGTCCCCCTCGCGCCTCGCCCACCTGTTTCGCGAGCAGGTGGGGGTGAGCATAGTGCGCTGGCGCGAGGATCAGCGGATCATGCGGGCCAAGCTGCTGCTGCAGACCACGCCGCTGTCGGTGGCCACCATCGGCCAGCAGGTGGGCTATGACGATCAACTCTACTTCTCGCGGGTGTTTCGAAAGCGGGTGGGGGTGAGCCCCACCGAATACCGCAAGTGCGCCACCCCGCTGTGA
- a CDS encoding DUF2927 domain-containing protein, with translation MISLRRYLAVRHSGWRRPLGRWLVVLLLLSPWLQAAERWQSDAYLTESFFEVAMKREYGHEQNVHFSRWEQPIRLKLVNEFGDKALQSEVVRVQSQHLAGIIGRPIALVSERPNITLIMTERAKMANWAKRTMGQDASVKTALKEGLCMANFTTNTRREMARATIIIPVDYSRAKGRFLDCVVEELTQVMGLPNDSDKVFPSIFNDNSIDSFPTGLDYVLLKLAYHPALQAGMTASEVRAALPVALKALRASGDITQADQRVQVNSLKRWAGL, from the coding sequence ATGATTTCATTGCGCCGTTACCTTGCCGTGCGCCACTCAGGCTGGCGCCGGCCGCTCGGCCGCTGGCTGGTGGTGCTCCTGTTGCTGAGCCCCTGGCTGCAAGCCGCCGAGCGTTGGCAGAGCGATGCCTATCTCACCGAGAGTTTCTTCGAGGTCGCCATGAAGCGGGAGTACGGCCACGAACAGAACGTGCACTTCTCCCGCTGGGAACAGCCCATCCGGCTCAAGCTGGTCAACGAATTTGGCGACAAGGCGCTGCAAAGCGAGGTGGTCAGGGTACAGAGCCAGCATCTGGCCGGCATCATAGGTCGTCCCATCGCCCTGGTCAGCGAGCGGCCTAACATCACCCTGATCATGACCGAACGCGCTAAGATGGCGAACTGGGCCAAGCGCACCATGGGGCAGGATGCCTCCGTCAAGACGGCGCTCAAGGAGGGGCTCTGCATGGCCAACTTCACCACCAATACCCGCCGCGAGATGGCCCGCGCCACCATCATCATTCCGGTGGATTACAGCCGGGCCAAGGGGCGCTTTCTCGACTGCGTGGTGGAGGAGCTCACCCAGGTAATGGGGTTGCCCAACGATTCGGACAAGGTGTTCCCCTCCATCTTCAACGACAACAGCATCGACAGCTTCCCGACCGGGCTCGATTACGTGCTGCTCAAGCTTGCCTATCACCCGGCCCTGCAGGCCGGCATGACGGCCAGCGAAGTGCGGGCAGCCCTGCCCGTTGCCCTCAAGGCACTGCGCGCCAGCGGCGATATCACCCAGGCGGATCAGCGGGTGCAGGTCAACAGCCTCAAACGCTGGGCCGGGCTTTGA